The DNA segment AGTCGTCAACTTCGCGTCCTTCGAATCCGGCGGCGTCGAAACCGTCGTCGAATACGTCGGGGACGGTTCCTGATCGGTCGGCGTCGGCTGCGGTCCCAGTCGGCGGCATACGTTTTTGCGGCATCGTTTGCAACCACGATTCCCGAATCCCGTCACCGGTTTAGGGACGCGTTCCGTACCGGTTGGTAATGGACGACAGTATCCTCGACGCCATCGGATCGCCCCTCGTGCAGGTCGGTTCGCCCGAGGGTGCGACCGTGGCCGCGAAGATCGAGTCGAAAAACCCCGGCGGGTCGGCGAAAGACCGTCCCGCGAAGGCGATGGTCGAGGCCGCAGAGCGCAAGGGGAGCCTCGAACCCGGCGATCGACTCGTCGAGCCGACGAGCGGTAACACCGGGATCGGCCTCGCCGTCGTCGCGGCGGCGAAAGGCTACGATCTCACGGTCGTGATGCCCGCCTCGAAGTCCGAAGAGCGCCGACAGGTCATGGCGGCCTACGGCGCGGATCTCGAACTCGTGGATGGCGAGATCGAGCAAGCGAAAGAGCGTGCCGACGAACTCGAACGGCAGGGGATGGTCCAACTCCGGCAGTTCGAAAACCGTGCGAACGTCCGCGCTCACTACGAGACGACCGCAAAAGAGATCGTCGAGCAGGTCGAGGGACGCGACGTCGATGCGCTCGTCGCCGCGGTCGGCACCGGCGGTACGCTTACCGGGATCGCTCGCCGGCTCCGCGAGGAATTTCCCGCGATGGAAGTCGTTGCGGTCGAGCCGGAAGCGAATGCTGTGCTTTCGACCGGCGAGTCGGGGATCGACGAGTTCGAGGGAATGGGGCCGGGGTTCGTGAGCGAGATACTGGGTCGAGAACTGATCGACACGGTCGAAACCGTCGGAATCGACGCTGCGGAAGCCGAGTGTCGCCGCCTCGCGCGTGAGGAGGGAATCATCGTCGGCCAGTCGAGCGGCGCGGCGAACCTTGCCGCCCGTCGGGTCGCCGAGCGGCTCGCGAGGCCCGAACTCGACTGCCCGCCCGCCCCGACGGAGCTTCGGGCCGACGGGAGCGGCGAGGCGGCCACCACCGAGTACGACGACTGCCCGCTGGTCGTCACCGTCTTTCCCGATAGCGGCGAGCGCTATCTCTCGACCGGGATGTTCGACGAGTAATCGGCCGATCTCGTTGGAGACGGTTCACCGCCGTTCGTGACAGACTAAAAACTTATATCGACACGACTCGTAGCTCGCGTCGTGAAACACCGCCGTCCCCGGATCATCGGGGTTGCAGCGATCGTGCTCGCCGGCCTCGCGAGCGTCGTCGTCTATCCGGAGCTCCCGGCCAGAATGGCGACCCACTGGGGTGCGAGCGGCGAGGTCGACGGCACGATGTCGCGGCTTGCGGGTGCGTTCTTCCTCCCGGTGTTCACCATCGGCGTCTACGTGGTCTTGCTGGTCGCGCCGCGTCTCGACCCGAACGACCAGAACATCGAGTCGTTCCGGGACGCGTACGAGTGGTTCGCCGCCGGGATAGTGTGGTTTCTGGGCTACGTCCACGGGCTCACGCTGCTCTGGAACCTCGGCGTCCAGCCACCCATCGGTGCGGCGCTCGCTCCGGGTCTCGCCGCGATGCTCTACACGAGCGGACTCCTCGTTGAGCACGCCGAACCGAACTGGATCGCTGGTGTCCGCACTCCGTGGACGCTCGACGACGAGGGGGTATGGGAGCGAACCAACCACCGGGCCGCGCTCGCGCTGAAACTCGCGGGTGTGCTCGCGCTCGGCGGACTTGTTTTCCCTGGGGCTGGCTTCGTGTTCTTCCTCGTCCCGCTCGCGGTCGCCGTCGTGTACGTCACCATCTACTCCTACGTTGTGTACAGACGCCAGCGAGCGACGTGAGGGGTCCCCTCAGGCCGCGCAGTTGTTCGCGCCCGTTTCGAGCATCGTCGCCGCACGCGAACTTTCGACACTCTCGACGCCACGATTGATCGCGATCACCGTCTCGTAGTTGTCGGGCTTCTCGGGAACGTTCTCGA comes from the Halococcus saccharolyticus DSM 5350 genome and includes:
- a CDS encoding SdpI family protein, with the protein product MKHRRPRIIGVAAIVLAGLASVVVYPELPARMATHWGASGEVDGTMSRLAGAFFLPVFTIGVYVVLLVAPRLDPNDQNIESFRDAYEWFAAGIVWFLGYVHGLTLLWNLGVQPPIGAALAPGLAAMLYTSGLLVEHAEPNWIAGVRTPWTLDDEGVWERTNHRAALALKLAGVLALGGLVFPGAGFVFFLVPLAVAVVYVTIYSYVVYRRQRAT
- a CDS encoding PLP-dependent cysteine synthase family protein, which gives rise to MDDSILDAIGSPLVQVGSPEGATVAAKIESKNPGGSAKDRPAKAMVEAAERKGSLEPGDRLVEPTSGNTGIGLAVVAAAKGYDLTVVMPASKSEERRQVMAAYGADLELVDGEIEQAKERADELERQGMVQLRQFENRANVRAHYETTAKEIVEQVEGRDVDALVAAVGTGGTLTGIARRLREEFPAMEVVAVEPEANAVLSTGESGIDEFEGMGPGFVSEILGRELIDTVETVGIDAAEAECRRLAREEGIIVGQSSGAANLAARRVAERLARPELDCPPAPTELRADGSGEAATTEYDDCPLVVTVFPDSGERYLSTGMFDE